Proteins from one Triticum aestivum cultivar Chinese Spring chromosome 7A, IWGSC CS RefSeq v2.1, whole genome shotgun sequence genomic window:
- the LOC123149312 gene encoding transcription initiation factor TFIID subunit 14b encodes MEQPPSSPPPPAAATATAAPTPAPAPSSAPIILSDSPPAAAAGEPALTAAQKALRSKPARAPEDPDKKNKKLKDVEISFPIVYGTISFWLGKKASEYNSHKWTVYIRSATNEDLSVIVKRVVFQLHPSFTNPTRVVEQPPFELSESGWGEFEIAITLYFHSDVCEKRLDLFHQLKLYPEEDAGPQSTKKPVVVETYDEVVFPEPTEAFFLRVQNHPAATVPRLPPGITLSSPGPMELMPHDKKRFDTKDHSLSQWFSNFSEADELLKLAAARQQVQAHIAKLRRQLSMIEGMPQQSRVISGPGQQFGHG; translated from the exons ATGGAgcagccgccgtcctcgccgccgccccccgcgGCGGCCACGGCCACGGCTGCGCCTACACCCGCTCCCGCTCCCTCTTCCGCTCCCATTATCCTCTCGGACTCGCCTCCCGCGGCCGCGGCGGGGGAGCCCGCGCTGACCGCCGCACAGAAGGCGCTCCGCTCCAAGCCGGCGCGCGCCCCCGAGGACCCCGACAAGAAG AATAAGAAGCTCAAGGATGTGGAGATCAGTTTTCCAATTGTTTATGGGACCATTTCGTTTTGGCTTGGCAAAAAAGCAAGCGA GTACAACTCTCACAAATGGACCGTGTACATCCGTTCTGCAACAAATGAGGATCTGAGTGTCATAGTTAAGCGTGTGGTGTTTCAGCTTCACCCAAGTTTCACTAATCCAACAAGAGTTGTAGAGCAACCGCCTTTTGAGTTGTCCGAATCTGGATGGGGGGAGTTTGAGATTGCAATAACCCTTTATTTTCACAGTGATGTCTGCGAGAAGCGCTTGGACTT GTTTCATCAGCTTAAGTTGTATCCGGAAGAGGACGCTGGACCTCAATCAACAAAAAAACCAGTTGTAGTGGAGACATACGATGAAGTTGTCTTCCCTGAGCCCACTGAAGCCTTCTTCTTGCGAGTGCAAAATCACCCTGCTGCTACTGTGCCCAGGCTACCTCCTGGTATAACATTGTCTTCTCCAG GTCCTATGGAACTTATGCCACATGATAAGAAGCGTTTTGACACCAAGGATCATTCTCTGAGCCAGTGGTTCTCAAACTTCTCTGAAGCAGATGAACTATTAAAACTGGCTGCTGCTCGTCAACAG GTGCAGGCTCACATTGCTAAGCTGAGAAGGCAGCTAAGCATGATAGAGGGAATGCCCCAGCAATCCAGAGTTATCTCTG GTCCTGGTCAACAGTTTGGGCACGGCTAA